From the Streptomyces sp. KMM 9044 genome, one window contains:
- a CDS encoding glutamate-cysteine ligase family protein yields the protein MGEKVVAGGFDLSDRQRYRDKLHRCLTGLERLLAEKRFDRPRNLMGLEIELNLTGADGMPKMLNGQVLERIASRDFQTELAMFNLEVNIAPHRLDGRVFDRLAEELRTSLAYADRKAAEVDAGIVMIGILPTLDRDDLVSSNLSAVDRYTLLNDQIVAARGEDFTLDIEGVERLSCTSRSIAPEAACTSVQLHLQVTPARFADAWNAAQAVAAAQIAVGANSPFLFGRELWRESRPPLFQQSTDTRPPELQVQGVRPRTWFGERWVDSAFDLFEENLRYYPALLPICDDEDPLDVLDRGGTPSLAELVLHNGTVYRWNRPVYDVADGVPHLRVENRVLPAGPTVVDVVANAAFYYGLVRALAEDSRPVWTRLPFEAAAANFDAACRHGIDARFTWPRRGRYGGTAEVDAVTLVRDELLPLAEAGLDAWGIESADRDLYLGVIEERCRRRQNGASWQAATFHRALDGGLSREAALAATTRRYRELMLRGDPVHTWPMGLPEPVSAD from the coding sequence ATGGGGGAGAAGGTAGTGGCAGGCGGGTTCGACCTGTCCGATCGCCAGCGCTACCGCGACAAGCTCCACAGGTGTCTGACGGGCTTGGAGCGACTCCTGGCGGAGAAGCGGTTCGACCGCCCCAGGAACCTGATGGGGCTGGAGATCGAATTGAATCTCACGGGCGCCGACGGCATGCCGAAAATGTTGAATGGGCAAGTCCTCGAACGGATTGCGAGCCGCGACTTCCAAACAGAACTCGCCATGTTCAACCTGGAAGTCAACATTGCCCCACACCGTTTGGACGGCCGGGTATTCGACCGGCTCGCCGAGGAACTGCGCACCTCCCTCGCGTACGCGGACCGGAAAGCCGCCGAGGTGGACGCGGGAATCGTGATGATCGGCATTCTGCCGACGCTGGACCGCGACGACCTGGTCTCCTCGAACCTCTCCGCCGTTGATCGCTACACCCTGCTCAACGACCAGATCGTGGCCGCCCGGGGGGAGGACTTCACCCTCGACATCGAGGGGGTGGAACGTCTCAGCTGTACTTCCAGGTCCATCGCGCCGGAGGCAGCCTGCACGTCGGTCCAACTGCACCTCCAGGTCACCCCGGCACGCTTCGCCGACGCGTGGAACGCGGCCCAGGCGGTTGCCGCCGCACAGATCGCCGTCGGCGCCAACTCACCCTTCCTGTTCGGACGTGAACTGTGGCGCGAGTCCCGGCCGCCGCTGTTCCAGCAGTCCACCGACACCCGTCCGCCCGAGCTCCAGGTACAGGGAGTACGGCCGCGCACCTGGTTCGGCGAGCGCTGGGTCGACTCGGCGTTCGACCTCTTCGAGGAGAATCTGCGTTACTACCCGGCACTCCTGCCGATCTGCGACGACGAGGATCCGCTCGACGTGCTGGACCGGGGCGGCACCCCCTCGCTCGCGGAACTCGTCCTGCACAACGGCACGGTCTACCGCTGGAACCGCCCGGTCTACGATGTCGCCGACGGCGTGCCCCACCTACGGGTGGAGAACCGGGTCCTGCCCGCCGGCCCCACCGTCGTCGACGTGGTCGCCAACGCGGCGTTCTACTACGGTCTGGTCCGCGCCCTCGCCGAGGACAGCCGCCCCGTGTGGACCCGGCTGCCCTTCGAGGCCGCCGCCGCCAACTTCGACGCCGCCTGCCGGCACGGCATCGACGCCCGCTTCACCTGGCCCCGGCGCGGGCGCTACGGAGGTACGGCCGAGGTGGATGCAGTCACCCTCGTACGCGACGAACTGCTGCCGCTGGCCGAGGCGGGACTGGACGCGTGGGGCATCGAATCCGCGGACCGGGACCTGTACCTCGGCGTGATCGAGGAGCGCTGCCGGCGTCGGCAGAACGGGGCGAGCTGGCAGGCAGCGACCTTCCACCGGGCGCTGGACGGAGGCCTGTCCCGGGAGGCAGCACTGGCGGCCACCACCCGGCGCTACCGTGAGCTGATGCTACGGGGCGATCCCGTGCACACCTGGCCCATGGGGCTCCCGGAGCCGGTATCCGCGGACTGA
- a CDS encoding CPBP family intramembrane glutamic endopeptidase: MQAEAGPEAGVYPQRRLTRKTLRDETLLVLAVSLGASAVSALISFVGSVTRPGGLKDQAATLNGSAAPGRPWLDLAWQLFGITSALVPVALVAHFLIREGAGLRTLGFNRTRPWSDLGRGAAVAAAIGSSGIAFYLAMRGLGFNLTVVPEALPEVWWKFPVLILSAMQNSILEEVIVLAYLLRRLEQLGWSPGAAMAASSVLRGSYHLYQGIGGFIGNMVMGVVFVHLYRRWGRVGPLVVAHTLLDIGAFVGYALLAGKVDWLPTA; encoded by the coding sequence GTGCAGGCGGAGGCGGGGCCGGAGGCCGGTGTGTATCCTCAGCGGCGGCTCACGCGGAAGACGCTCCGCGACGAGACGCTGCTCGTGCTCGCGGTGTCGCTCGGCGCGAGCGCGGTGTCCGCGCTGATCAGTTTCGTCGGCTCGGTCACCCGGCCGGGCGGCCTGAAGGACCAGGCGGCCACCCTCAACGGCTCGGCGGCACCGGGACGCCCCTGGCTCGACCTGGCCTGGCAGCTCTTCGGGATCACCAGCGCGCTCGTCCCCGTCGCGCTCGTCGCCCACTTCCTGATCCGCGAGGGTGCGGGACTGCGCACCCTCGGCTTCAACCGCACCCGGCCCTGGTCCGACCTCGGCCGCGGGGCGGCGGTCGCGGCGGCCATCGGCAGCAGCGGCATCGCCTTCTACCTGGCCATGCGCGGCCTCGGCTTCAACCTCACCGTGGTACCCGAGGCGCTGCCCGAGGTGTGGTGGAAGTTCCCCGTGCTGATCCTCTCGGCGATGCAGAACTCGATCCTCGAAGAGGTCATCGTCCTCGCCTATCTGCTGCGCCGGCTCGAGCAGTTGGGCTGGTCACCGGGCGCCGCGATGGCGGCCAGTTCGGTACTGCGCGGCTCGTACCACCTCTACCAGGGCATCGGCGGGTTCATCGGCAACATGGTGATGGGCGTGGTGTTCGTCCACCTCTACCGCCGCTGGGGCCGGGTGGGGCCCCTGGTGGTCGCGCACACGCTGCTCGACATCGGGGCGTTCGTGGGGTACGCGCTGCTCGCGGGCAAGGTGGACTGGCTGCCTACGGCATGA
- a CDS encoding PadR family transcriptional regulator, whose protein sequence is MRTHGFEHGHGHGGPKGDRGDFDRLRAAFGPFGPGGPGGPGGPGFGPGFGHGPWGGRGRGGPRGRARRGDVRASILALLKDRPMHGYEMIQEIAERSGGAWKPSPGSVYPTLQMLEDEGLIISESEGGKKLFALTGTGHAAAEEGPEAPWEEASRGVDWEALSEARQAGSGLMEAFGQVWKTGTKEQREKALAIVNETRRKLYLILADD, encoded by the coding sequence ATGCGCACCCATGGTTTCGAGCACGGACACGGTCACGGTGGCCCGAAGGGCGACCGGGGTGACTTCGACAGGCTGCGGGCCGCTTTCGGCCCCTTCGGCCCCGGTGGGCCGGGTGGCCCCGGGGGTCCCGGCTTCGGTCCGGGTTTCGGGCACGGCCCCTGGGGCGGACGAGGGCGTGGCGGGCCCAGGGGGAGGGCGCGGCGCGGTGACGTACGGGCATCGATCCTGGCCCTGCTGAAGGACCGGCCGATGCACGGCTACGAGATGATCCAGGAGATCGCCGAGCGCAGTGGCGGGGCGTGGAAGCCCAGCCCCGGATCGGTGTACCCCACCCTCCAGATGCTGGAGGACGAAGGGCTGATCATCAGTGAGTCCGAGGGCGGCAAGAAGCTGTTCGCACTCACCGGCACCGGTCACGCCGCGGCCGAGGAAGGTCCCGAGGCGCCCTGGGAGGAGGCCTCCCGCGGGGTCGACTGGGAGGCGCTGAGCGAGGCCCGGCAGGCCGGGTCCGGCCTGATGGAGGCGTTCGGACAGGTCTGGAAGACCGGTACCAAGGAGCAGCGCGAGAAGGCGCTCGCCATCGTCAACGAAACCCGCAGGAAGCTGTATCTCATCCTCGCCGACGACTGA
- a CDS encoding Clp protease N-terminal domain-containing protein — translation MQHRTPRPSAYRTQEQGSHRAEHGAGLGVELAAVVSGARRRAVRDADRQIDTAHLLHSLLESDAEVCAVLGEGRRTARLLGYLVQRSIGYGLRWQGAVEGAGSVPVVVRTIGFSPLAAAGLEYARERAARHGGPACGVDLLAAIIVDPRARAVEVLEHAGIGHRDVLARLDGAHGPVTLLTERPTG, via the coding sequence GTGCAACACCGTACCCCTCGGCCGTCGGCCTACCGGACCCAGGAACAGGGCAGCCACCGCGCGGAACACGGTGCCGGACTCGGCGTGGAGCTGGCAGCGGTGGTCAGCGGTGCCCGCCGCAGAGCGGTCAGGGACGCGGACCGGCAGATCGACACCGCCCATCTGCTGCACTCGCTGCTGGAGTCCGACGCCGAGGTGTGCGCGGTCCTCGGCGAGGGCAGGCGCACCGCCCGGTTGCTCGGCTACCTGGTCCAGCGCAGCATCGGCTACGGCCTGCGCTGGCAGGGTGCCGTCGAGGGCGCCGGCTCCGTTCCGGTGGTGGTGCGGACCATCGGGTTCTCGCCGCTGGCGGCGGCCGGTCTGGAGTACGCCCGTGAACGCGCCGCACGCCATGGCGGTCCCGCGTGCGGCGTGGACCTGCTCGCGGCGATCATCGTGGACCCGCGGGCGCGGGCGGTGGAGGTGCTCGAGCACGCCGGAATCGGCCACCGCGACGTCCTCGCCCGTCTCGACGGGGCACACGGGCCGGTGACCCTGCTCACTGAGAGGCCGACGGGCTGA
- a CDS encoding EamA family transporter, whose product MPVPTSASTRSARDTRGKGAGLGLALLSAAAFGGSGVAAKPLIEAGLDPLHVVWLRVAGAALVMLPSAVRHRGLLRSHPVLLAGFGLFAVAGVQAFYFAAISRIPVGVALLVEYLAPALVLGWVRFVQRRPVTRAAAVGVVLAVGGLACVVEVWSGLGFDLAGLLFALGAACCQVGYFVFSDQGSDHGDRAPDPLGVIAYGLLAGAALLTVVARPWSMDWSVLAGSARVDGTPVAAFALLAWLVLVATVAAYGTGVLSVRRLSPQVAGVVACLEAVVATVLAWVLLGEHLSAPQIIGGAVVLAGAFVAQASAPARSPDRPVASGGAERELSTPGTAA is encoded by the coding sequence GTGCCGGTGCCTACCTCTGCCAGCACCCGGAGCGCCCGGGACACTCGTGGGAAGGGCGCCGGGCTCGGCCTCGCGCTCCTGTCCGCGGCGGCCTTCGGCGGATCGGGAGTCGCCGCCAAGCCGCTGATCGAGGCGGGCCTGGACCCGCTGCACGTCGTGTGGCTGAGGGTGGCGGGCGCGGCCCTGGTCATGCTGCCGTCGGCCGTGCGCCACCGGGGACTGCTGCGCAGCCATCCGGTGCTGCTCGCCGGGTTCGGACTGTTCGCCGTCGCCGGGGTCCAGGCCTTCTACTTCGCCGCCATCTCCCGTATCCCCGTCGGCGTCGCGCTGCTCGTCGAGTATCTGGCGCCCGCGCTCGTCCTCGGCTGGGTGCGGTTCGTGCAGCGGCGGCCGGTTACCCGGGCGGCGGCGGTCGGTGTGGTGCTGGCGGTGGGGGGACTGGCCTGTGTCGTGGAGGTGTGGTCGGGCCTCGGCTTCGACCTCGCCGGACTGCTGTTCGCGCTCGGCGCCGCCTGCTGCCAGGTCGGCTACTTCGTCTTTTCCGACCAGGGCAGCGATCACGGTGACCGGGCTCCTGACCCGCTCGGGGTGATCGCCTACGGTCTGCTCGCCGGCGCCGCTCTCCTCACCGTTGTCGCCCGTCCGTGGTCCATGGACTGGTCGGTGCTCGCGGGCAGCGCGCGCGTGGACGGCACCCCGGTCGCCGCCTTCGCGCTGCTCGCCTGGCTCGTCCTCGTCGCCACGGTCGCCGCGTACGGCACCGGCGTGCTCTCCGTGCGCCGGCTCTCGCCGCAGGTCGCCGGGGTGGTGGCCTGCCTCGAAGCGGTGGTCGCCACCGTGCTGGCCTGGGTCCTGCTCGGCGAGCACCTGTCGGCACCGCAGATCATCGGCGGCGCGGTGGTCCTGGCGGGAGCGTTCGTCGCCCAGGCCTCGGCACCCGCCAGAAGCCCCGACCGCCCGGTGGCGAGCGGGGGAGCCGAAAGGGAGTTGTCCACACCGGGAACCGCGGCCTAG
- a CDS encoding DMT family transporter → MSNTVTGLPVGRGLLYLLGAGAAWGTAGAAASLVYRTSDMGPVALSFWRCATGLALLLGARMLVPRARTAVTGAPGPRVRRAVATGAGLAVFQTAYFAAVAATGLAVATVVTLGAGPVLIALGARLFLGERLGRGGVAAVVGALAGLAMLVLGGGETTVDPGGILLALLSAAGYSVMTLLTRWWGRDGGLDASGTTVGAFAVTSVLLLPFAAVEGLVPYTGDPSLLLCLLVYIAAVPTALAYGLYFAGAAVVRSATVSVIMLLEPVSAAVLAVALLGERLTPAVLAGTLLMLGSVAGLAIGEARDARTGRGQRGAASA, encoded by the coding sequence GTGTCGAACACCGTCACCGGCCTGCCCGTCGGGCGAGGCCTGCTCTATCTGCTCGGCGCCGGTGCCGCCTGGGGCACCGCGGGCGCCGCCGCGTCACTGGTCTACCGGACCAGTGACATGGGACCGGTCGCCCTCTCCTTCTGGCGCTGCGCGACCGGCCTGGCGCTGTTGCTCGGCGCCCGGATGCTGGTCCCGCGTGCCCGGACCGCCGTGACCGGGGCTCCGGGCCCCAGGGTGCGGCGGGCCGTGGCCACCGGGGCGGGGCTCGCTGTGTTCCAGACGGCCTACTTCGCGGCCGTCGCCGCCACGGGGCTCGCCGTGGCCACCGTCGTCACCCTCGGCGCCGGACCCGTACTGATCGCGCTCGGCGCGCGGCTGTTCCTGGGGGAGCGGCTCGGGCGGGGTGGGGTCGCCGCCGTCGTGGGGGCGCTCGCCGGGCTCGCCATGCTCGTCCTCGGCGGCGGGGAGACGACCGTGGACCCGGGGGGCATCCTGCTCGCACTGCTGTCCGCAGCAGGCTACTCGGTGATGACCCTGCTCACCCGGTGGTGGGGGCGCGACGGTGGGCTGGACGCCTCCGGCACGACCGTCGGGGCGTTCGCCGTCACCAGCGTGCTGCTGCTGCCGTTCGCCGCAGTCGAAGGGCTGGTGCCGTACACCGGCGATCCCTCTCTGCTGCTGTGTCTCCTGGTGTACATCGCCGCGGTTCCGACGGCTCTCGCCTACGGCCTGTACTTCGCGGGCGCGGCGGTCGTGCGGTCGGCCACCGTGTCCGTGATCATGCTTCTCGAACCGGTGAGCGCGGCGGTGCTCGCCGTCGCCCTGCTCGGCGAGCGGCTCACCCCCGCCGTGCTGGCCGGCACCCTGCTGATGCTCGGCTCGGTCGCGGGGCTCGCGATCGGCGAGGCGCGGGACGCGCGGACCGGCAGGGGGCAGAGAGGCGCGGCGTCGGCGTGA
- a CDS encoding pyridoxamine 5'-phosphate oxidase family protein translates to MPGTRTPQQPADAAHTDSYRPTGRTVPTRSPDRAAYDRDLVHAILDKGYVCHLGFVRDDAPVVLPTLYARVGGCLYVHGSTGSRPLRAAGLADPGLPVCLTVTHVDGLVLARSAFHHSINYRSVVVHGLAYDVTDTEEKRQALDALVDHVVPGRAADSRPANKKELAATAVIRLDLTEVSAKLRTGGVNDEPEDLALPHWAGVVPVTRTYGIPLADPALPVGTEPPEYLATL, encoded by the coding sequence ATGCCGGGGACCCGGACGCCGCAGCAGCCGGCCGACGCCGCCCACACCGACAGCTACCGTCCCACCGGACGCACGGTTCCCACCCGCTCCCCGGACCGCGCCGCGTACGACAGGGACCTGGTGCACGCCATACTCGACAAGGGCTACGTCTGCCATCTCGGTTTCGTCCGTGACGACGCGCCGGTGGTGCTGCCCACGCTGTACGCCCGGGTCGGCGGTTGTCTCTACGTGCACGGTTCGACGGGCTCGCGCCCGCTGCGCGCGGCGGGTCTGGCCGACCCCGGGCTCCCGGTCTGTCTGACCGTCACGCACGTGGACGGGCTGGTGCTGGCCCGCTCGGCGTTCCACCACTCGATCAACTACCGCTCCGTGGTGGTACACGGTCTCGCGTACGACGTGACCGACACCGAGGAGAAGCGGCAGGCGCTGGACGCCCTCGTCGACCACGTCGTCCCCGGCCGCGCCGCCGACTCGCGCCCGGCGAACAAGAAGGAGCTGGCCGCCACTGCGGTGATCCGCCTCGACCTGACCGAGGTCTCCGCCAAGCTCCGCACCGGCGGCGTGAACGACGAGCCCGAGGACCTCGCCCTCCCCCACTGGGCCGGCGTCGTCCCCGTGACCCGCACGTACGGCATCCCGCTCGCGGACCCCGCCCTGCCCGTCGGCACGGAGCCGCCGGAGTACCTGGCGACCCTGTGA
- a CDS encoding aminotransferase class I/II-fold pyridoxal phosphate-dependent enzyme, producing MLGEYRITGRRAAEISAGIERAVGEGALQPGEPLPPMRELAERLGVNPNTVASAYRTLRERGVIETAGRRGSRVRPKPATTARDSARVEVPQGVRDLSDGNPDPALLPPLAEAFAVAAEQGDREPMLYGHAPVEPGLARFARAGLDDDGVPGGPVAVTSGALDAMERVLAAHLRQGDAVAVEDPGWGSVLDLVLALGLRTVPVGVDDEGPVPDDVRQALAGGARALIVTDRAQNPTGAALSAARTRALRAVLADHPETLLIEDDHGHHIVDLPLHPLAGATRSWAFVRSAAKAYGPDLRLAVLTGDPVTIDRVRGRQRLGPGWVSRTVQRAVLRLWAGGTVDPAAVAARYGRRRNALIGALARQGITAHGRSGMNVWVPVPDETGAVARLLHAGWAVAPGARFRMSAPPAIRVTVSTLTADDIGPLSEAIGAAIGPQARESRTYA from the coding sequence GTGCTAGGAGAGTACAGGATCACAGGTCGGCGCGCTGCGGAGATCTCAGCGGGCATCGAGCGCGCGGTGGGCGAAGGGGCGCTCCAGCCGGGTGAACCGCTGCCGCCGATGCGGGAACTGGCGGAACGGCTCGGGGTGAACCCCAATACCGTCGCGTCCGCGTACCGGACCCTGCGCGAGCGCGGGGTGATCGAGACCGCAGGCCGTCGGGGGAGCCGTGTGCGGCCCAAACCCGCCACCACGGCGCGCGACTCCGCCCGGGTGGAGGTCCCGCAGGGCGTACGGGACCTCTCCGACGGCAACCCCGACCCCGCACTGCTGCCCCCGCTCGCCGAGGCCTTCGCCGTCGCGGCCGAGCAGGGTGACCGGGAACCGATGCTCTACGGGCACGCACCCGTGGAGCCCGGGCTGGCCCGGTTCGCCCGCGCCGGACTGGACGACGACGGCGTCCCCGGCGGTCCGGTCGCCGTGACCTCCGGCGCCCTCGACGCCATGGAGCGGGTGCTCGCGGCCCACCTCCGACAGGGCGACGCGGTGGCAGTGGAGGACCCCGGATGGGGCAGCGTGCTCGACCTCGTTCTGGCGCTCGGCCTGCGGACCGTCCCGGTCGGCGTCGACGACGAGGGGCCGGTCCCCGACGACGTACGGCAGGCCCTGGCAGGCGGGGCGCGCGCGCTGATCGTCACGGACCGGGCGCAGAACCCGACCGGTGCCGCGCTGAGCGCGGCACGCACGCGGGCCCTGCGGGCAGTGCTCGCGGACCACCCGGAGACGCTGCTGATCGAGGACGACCACGGGCATCACATCGTCGACCTGCCCCTGCACCCACTCGCCGGTGCCACCCGCAGCTGGGCCTTCGTCCGTTCGGCGGCCAAGGCGTACGGTCCCGACCTGCGGCTCGCCGTGCTCACCGGGGACCCGGTCACCATCGACCGGGTACGGGGACGGCAGCGGCTGGGGCCGGGCTGGGTCAGCCGCACGGTCCAGCGCGCGGTGCTCAGGCTCTGGGCCGGCGGCACGGTGGACCCGGCGGCGGTGGCGGCGCGGTACGGGCGGCGCCGAAACGCCCTGATCGGGGCGCTGGCCCGGCAGGGGATCACGGCGCACGGACGCAGCGGCATGAACGTGTGGGTGCCCGTGCCGGACGAGACCGGCGCCGTCGCCCGGCTGCTGCACGCGGGCTGGGCGGTGGCGCCCGGTGCCCGCTTCCGGATGAGCGCCCCGCCCGCCATCCGCGTCACCGTGTCGACGCTCACTGCGGACGACATCGGGCCCTTGAGCGAGGCCATCGGCGCGGCGATCGGACCGCAGGCGAGGGAGTCCAGGACGTATGCCTAG
- a CDS encoding pyridoxamine 5'-phosphate oxidase family protein, producing the protein MTATQRRGRKIMMTPGELDDFLTAQRTCRVATVSADGAPHVSTLWFAWDGTSLWLYSVVRSKRWADLRRNQRVAIVVDTGEEYDELRGAELSGQVEFVGEIPRTGELRAELDVPEALFARKNFNLDEIPHDGRHAWIRLTPEKTVSWDFRKLGAR; encoded by the coding sequence ATGACTGCCACGCAGCGCCGGGGCCGGAAGATCATGATGACGCCGGGCGAACTGGACGACTTCCTCACCGCTCAGCGCACCTGCCGGGTGGCCACGGTGTCGGCCGACGGAGCACCGCATGTCAGCACGCTCTGGTTCGCCTGGGACGGCACCTCGCTGTGGCTGTACTCCGTGGTGCGCTCCAAACGCTGGGCGGACCTGCGCCGAAACCAGCGGGTGGCGATCGTCGTGGACACCGGCGAGGAATACGACGAGTTGCGCGGTGCCGAGTTGTCCGGGCAGGTGGAGTTCGTGGGCGAGATACCCCGAACCGGCGAACTCCGCGCCGAACTCGACGTCCCCGAGGCGCTGTTCGCGCGCAAGAACTTCAACCTCGACGAGATTCCGCACGACGGCCGGCATGCCTGGATACGGCTCACTCCCGAGAAGACCGTGTCCTGGGACTTCCGGAAACTGGGCGCGCGGTAG
- a CDS encoding Rieske (2Fe-2S) protein — translation MTSASHQLASGPARRTVVAAAGAAGLAVALTACGGSDEPSGSPDSAAPGDSPDNNGATGNGSGDEGNDAAGAALASVADIPEGGGKVFADSKVVVTQPTAGEFKAFSATCTHQGCAVKSVADGVINCPCHNSNFSIADGSVQSGPATKPLPAMEITVSGDSITLA, via the coding sequence ATGACCAGCGCATCGCATCAGCTCGCATCGGGACCGGCCCGTCGAACCGTCGTGGCGGCGGCCGGAGCGGCGGGCCTCGCCGTCGCGCTGACCGCCTGCGGAGGCTCCGACGAGCCTTCCGGCTCGCCGGACTCCGCCGCCCCCGGCGACTCCCCGGACAACAACGGAGCGACCGGCAACGGTTCGGGTGACGAGGGCAACGATGCCGCCGGTGCCGCGCTCGCCTCGGTCGCCGACATCCCCGAGGGCGGCGGAAAGGTCTTCGCCGACAGCAAGGTGGTGGTCACCCAGCCGACGGCAGGCGAGTTCAAGGCGTTCTCGGCAACCTGCACCCACCAGGGGTGCGCGGTGAAGAGCGTCGCCGACGGGGTCATCAACTGCCCCTGTCACAACAGTAATTTCTCGATCGCCGACGGCAGTGTGCAGAGCGGCCCGGCGACCAAGCCGCTGCCCGCCATGGAGATCACCGTCAGCGGGGACTCGATCACGCTCGCGTGA
- a CDS encoding DUF6411 family protein, whose product MVIVGIIALCVVLAILAFLVPRLSRHPQNGAQRTMGVGSRAGSKAPGPLGRLFSKPFRSSSRALGRSGSAGRRARGRMPF is encoded by the coding sequence ATGGTTATCGTAGGCATCATCGCCCTCTGCGTCGTACTGGCGATACTCGCCTTCCTGGTGCCCCGCCTGTCGCGGCACCCACAAAACGGTGCGCAGCGCACCATGGGCGTCGGCTCACGGGCCGGGTCCAAGGCTCCCGGGCCGCTGGGGCGGCTGTTCAGCAAGCCCTTCCGCTCCAGCTCCCGCGCTCTGGGCCGCAGCGGTTCAGCAGGCCGCCGGGCCAGGGGACGCATGCCGTTCTGA
- a CDS encoding HipA family kinase: protein MLTEVTATRYITPLREGGSLPGLIEGDDLGTYVVKFTGAGQGRKTLVAEVVCGELARRLGFRVPRLVTVELDPVLGLGEPDEQVQELLKSSGGTNLGMDFLSGALGFDPLAFEVGPEEAGRVVWFDALVNNVDRSWRNPNLLRRRGELWLIDHGATMIWHHHWPGAERSVARPYDASDHALRPFGPNVAAAAAELAPRVTADLLAEVTAEIPDVWLAGEPGFDTPDELRQAYARALLARAATVHEWVHGVGEKANQ, encoded by the coding sequence ATGCTGACCGAGGTCACCGCAACCCGCTACATCACGCCCCTGCGGGAGGGCGGCTCGCTGCCGGGACTGATCGAGGGCGACGACCTCGGCACCTACGTCGTGAAGTTCACCGGTGCGGGGCAGGGGCGCAAGACGCTGGTCGCCGAGGTCGTCTGCGGGGAACTCGCCCGGCGGCTGGGTTTCCGGGTGCCGCGTCTGGTGACGGTGGAACTCGATCCGGTCCTGGGGCTGGGCGAGCCCGACGAACAGGTTCAGGAACTCCTCAAGTCCAGCGGGGGCACCAACCTGGGCATGGACTTCCTCTCCGGGGCGCTCGGCTTCGACCCGCTCGCCTTCGAGGTCGGTCCCGAGGAGGCCGGGCGGGTCGTCTGGTTCGACGCGCTGGTGAACAACGTCGACCGTTCCTGGCGCAACCCCAACCTGCTGCGCCGACGCGGCGAACTCTGGCTCATCGACCACGGCGCGACCATGATCTGGCATCACCACTGGCCCGGCGCGGAGCGCTCCGTCGCCCGCCCCTACGACGCCTCCGACCACGCCCTGAGGCCCTTCGGGCCGAACGTGGCCGCCGCGGCGGCGGAACTCGCACCGCGCGTCACCGCCGACCTGCTCGCCGAGGTCACCGCGGAGATCCCCGACGTATGGCTGGCCGGTGAACCCGGATTCGACACGCCGGACGAACTCCGGCAGGCCTACGCGCGCGCCCTGCTCGCCCGCGCAGCCACCGTCCACGAGTGGGTCCACGGCGTCGGGGAGAAGGCGAACCAGTGA
- a CDS encoding DUF3037 domain-containing protein codes for MSDRSDLSDRHVFEYALLRVVPRVERGECVNAGVIVYCRHEAFVGAGTHLDASRLLALDPHVDLAGVRAALRAVEGVCAGGNAAGQAAGDDAGRRFRWLIAPRSTVVQPGPVHTGLTADPAAEVRRLLDLLVL; via the coding sequence GTGAGCGACCGCAGCGACCTCAGCGACCGGCACGTCTTCGAGTACGCACTGCTGCGGGTCGTGCCGCGGGTCGAACGAGGCGAGTGCGTCAACGCCGGGGTGATCGTGTACTGCCGTCACGAGGCGTTCGTCGGGGCCGGTACCCACCTCGACGCGTCCCGACTGCTGGCCCTCGACCCGCACGTGGACCTGGCCGGCGTCCGGGCCGCACTGCGTGCCGTCGAGGGCGTGTGCGCGGGCGGGAACGCGGCGGGTCAGGCCGCGGGCGACGATGCCGGGCGGCGGTTCCGCTGGCTGATCGCCCCGCGCTCCACCGTCGTCCAGCCCGGTCCCGTGCACACCGGGCTCACCGCCGATCCGGCGGCCGAGGTGCGGCGACTGCTCGACCTGCTCGTGCTCTGA
- a CDS encoding excalibur calcium-binding protein yields MRRRTGALGILVALAATLPVAHTAHAQNLDCSDFTYQEEAQALFNLDRSDPNGLDEDQGPDDNIACEALPRREDTLTSSTSAPRATATTAASATPPAPATVAPTRGVEGGLGGSSAAGPSDWEAGVGLAFAAGALATTGYLVRRHRRHT; encoded by the coding sequence GCCCTCGGCATACTCGTCGCGCTCGCCGCGACACTGCCGGTGGCCCACACCGCTCACGCCCAGAACCTGGACTGCTCGGACTTCACCTACCAGGAGGAAGCGCAAGCCCTGTTCAACCTCGACCGGAGCGACCCCAACGGACTCGACGAGGACCAGGGCCCCGACGACAACATCGCCTGCGAGGCCCTGCCCCGCCGCGAGGACACCCTCACCTCCTCCACCAGCGCTCCCCGGGCGACGGCCACCACCGCCGCGTCCGCGACTCCCCCCGCACCCGCCACGGTCGCGCCGACGCGTGGTGTGGAGGGCGGGCTGGGCGGCTCGTCGGCCGCCGGACCGAGCGACTGGGAGGCCGGAGTCGGCCTGGCCTTCGCGGCCGGCGCTCTCGCCACGACCGGGTACCTGGTGAGGCGCCACCGCCGCCACACCTGA